From one Flavobacterium kingsejongi genomic stretch:
- the metK gene encoding methionine adenosyltransferase yields MAYLFTSESVSEGHPDKIADQISDALIDNFLAFDPDSKVACETLVTTGQVILAGEVKSKTYLDVQQIARNVIEKIGYTKSEYMFEAKSCGVLSAIHEQSQDINQGVDRTSKEEQGAGDQGMMFGYATNETEDYMPLALNLSHKLLQELAALRRENSEITYLRPDAKSQVTLEYDDNNKPVRIDAIVISTQHDDFDEETVMLAKIKQDILDILIPRIIAKNPQYAHLFNDAIQYHINPTGKFVIGGPHGDTGLTGRKIIVDTYGGKGAHGGGAFSGKDPSKVDRSAAYATRHIAKNLVAAGVAEEILVQVSYAIGVAKPMGIYINSYGTAKVNLTDGEIAKKVEALFDMRPYFIEQRLKLRNPIYSETAAYGHMGRKPETVTKTFRTPNGEEKTVTVELFTWEKLDFVEQVKTAFGL; encoded by the coding sequence ATGGCATATTTATTTACGTCAGAATCCGTAAGTGAAGGGCATCCCGATAAAATTGCAGACCAGATATCAGATGCTTTAATAGATAACTTTTTAGCCTTTGACCCGGATTCGAAAGTAGCATGCGAAACTTTAGTAACGACCGGGCAGGTTATCCTTGCTGGTGAAGTAAAATCAAAAACATACCTTGACGTACAGCAGATTGCACGTAACGTGATTGAAAAAATCGGCTATACCAAAAGTGAGTATATGTTTGAAGCGAAATCATGTGGTGTATTATCGGCTATTCATGAGCAATCACAAGATATCAACCAGGGTGTAGACCGTACCAGCAAAGAAGAGCAGGGTGCCGGCGACCAGGGAATGATGTTTGGCTATGCAACCAATGAGACAGAGGATTATATGCCTCTTGCGCTTAACCTTTCCCATAAATTATTACAGGAACTGGCTGCATTACGCCGCGAGAATAGTGAGATCACCTACCTGCGCCCGGATGCAAAATCCCAGGTTACACTGGAATATGACGATAACAACAAGCCTGTACGCATTGATGCGATCGTTATTTCCACACAACATGATGATTTTGACGAGGAAACGGTTATGCTTGCTAAAATCAAGCAGGACATCCTGGATATCCTTATCCCAAGGATTATTGCTAAGAATCCACAATATGCACACCTTTTTAATGATGCTATCCAGTACCATATCAATCCAACCGGAAAATTCGTAATTGGAGGCCCTCATGGCGATACAGGACTTACAGGCAGAAAAATCATTGTAGATACCTATGGTGGAAAAGGCGCTCATGGTGGTGGTGCTTTCTCTGGTAAAGACCCGAGTAAAGTAGACCGTAGTGCTGCTTATGCGACACGTCATATTGCTAAAAACCTTGTGGCTGCAGGTGTAGCAGAAGAAATTCTGGTACAGGTATCTTACGCGATCGGTGTGGCAAAACCAATGGGGATTTACATCAACTCTTATGGCACTGCCAAAGTAAATCTTACGGATGGTGAAATTGCTAAAAAAGTAGAGGCTCTTTTTGACATGCGCCCTTATTTTATCGAGCAACGCCTAAAACTAAGAAATCCAATTTATAGCGAAACTGCCGCTTATGGCCACATGGGACGCAAACCTGAAACGGTAACTAAAACATTCCGTACACCAAACGGTGAAGAAAAAACAGTTACTGTAGAATTATTTACCTGGGAGAAACTTGATTTCGTAGAGCAGGTTAAAACCGCTTTTGGACTATAA
- a CDS encoding OsmC family protein, producing MSTTSINVLGYARSKEQFVVKTQNADVRIGTNSRYPELSGASPYEYILAGFAGCINEIGKVVAAELNFELKSLQVEISGDLDFQKFEGIATGERAGFSRIEIVLKPTTEATLEELQQWLKIVQFRSPVYDNLINSTPVELVLYKEYSHVA from the coding sequence ATGAGTACAACTTCCATAAACGTTCTGGGATATGCCAGAAGCAAAGAACAATTTGTAGTAAAAACCCAAAATGCCGATGTGAGGATAGGGACTAATTCCCGTTATCCCGAACTCAGTGGCGCGAGCCCCTATGAATATATACTCGCCGGATTCGCCGGATGTATCAATGAGATCGGAAAAGTAGTTGCCGCAGAGCTGAATTTCGAATTAAAATCCCTGCAGGTAGAAATTTCGGGAGATTTGGATTTCCAAAAGTTTGAAGGTATCGCTACTGGGGAACGTGCGGGATTCAGCCGTATTGAAATCGTGCTGAAGCCAACAACGGAAGCCACCCTGGAAGAACTGCAACAATGGTTGAAAATAGTACAGTTCAGAAGTCCCGTATATGATAATCTGATCAACAGCACTCCGGTAGAGCTGGTTTTATATAAAGAATATTCCCATGTTGCGTAA
- a CDS encoding homocysteine S-methyltransferase family protein, whose translation MSRINEAIKERILVLDGAMGTMLQRYNFSEADFRGERFKDFPHPLKGNNDLLSLTQPQAIRDVHRQYFEAGADIVETNTFSGTTIGMADYHLEELVYELNYESARIAREVADEFTAKNPAKPRFVAGSIGPTNRMASMSPDVNDPGYRAVTFDDLRIAYKQQTEALIDGGSDLLLVETIFDTLNAKAALFAIEEVKEERNIEIPIMVSGTITDASGRTLSGQTVEAFLISISHIPLLSVGFNCALGADQLKPYLQRLSHNTSFNISAHPNAGLPNAFGQYDQTPEEMQVLIREYLEDNLINIIGGCCGTNPEHIRLIAEVASAYPPRTVVAQ comes from the coding sequence ATGTCAAGAATAAACGAAGCAATAAAAGAAAGAATCCTGGTCCTTGACGGTGCCATGGGAACAATGCTACAGCGGTATAATTTCTCTGAAGCCGATTTTCGTGGGGAACGTTTTAAGGATTTTCCACATCCGCTCAAGGGCAATAATGACCTGTTATCCCTAACCCAGCCACAGGCAATACGCGACGTCCACCGCCAATATTTTGAAGCGGGTGCCGACATTGTGGAGACCAATACTTTTTCAGGAACCACTATTGGGATGGCCGATTACCATCTGGAGGAACTGGTCTATGAACTTAATTATGAATCGGCGCGTATTGCCCGTGAAGTGGCAGATGAGTTTACGGCAAAGAACCCGGCAAAACCCCGATTTGTAGCCGGATCTATAGGGCCAACCAACCGGATGGCCAGCATGTCGCCTGATGTGAACGACCCGGGATATCGCGCAGTTACCTTTGATGACCTGAGAATTGCCTACAAGCAACAAACGGAAGCCCTTATTGATGGAGGTTCTGATTTGCTATTGGTAGAAACCATATTCGATACACTCAATGCCAAAGCGGCTTTGTTTGCCATCGAAGAAGTGAAAGAAGAGCGCAATATTGAAATTCCAATCATGGTTTCCGGCACCATTACCGATGCTTCCGGGAGAACACTTTCCGGGCAAACCGTAGAAGCTTTCCTGATTTCCATATCTCATATCCCCTTATTAAGTGTGGGGTTTAATTGTGCTTTGGGAGCCGATCAATTGAAGCCGTACCTGCAGCGATTATCCCACAATACCAGCTTTAATATTTCAGCCCATCCAAATGCCGGATTACCAAATGCTTTTGGGCAATACGACCAGACTCCTGAAGAAATGCAGGTCCTGATCCGGGAATACCTGGAAGACAACCTGATTAATATAATAGGAGGATGCTGTGGAACAAATCCGGAACATATCCGCCTTATTGCGGAAGTAGCCAGCGCTTATCCACCGCGTACTGTAGTTGCCCAATAA
- a CDS encoding vitamin B12 dependent-methionine synthase activation domain-containing protein has protein sequence MADVDCKRYLKLSGLEPLIITPESVFVNVGERTNVTGSRKFLRLIKEEKYEEALDIARTQVEGGAQIIDINMDEGMLDGVHAMTTFLNLIASEPDISRVPVMIDSSKWEIIEAGLKIAQGKSVVNSISLKEGEENFIRQAKLIKKYGAAVIVMAFDETGQADNYERRIEICKRSYDVLTQKVGFHAEDIIFDPNIFPVATGMEEHRQNAVDFFRATKWIKENLPYASISGGVSNVSFSFRGNDRVREAMHSVFLYYAVQNGMTMGIVNPEMLEIYDQIPKDLLEHVEDVLLDRRDDATERLLAFAENVKGGTKVTEKQAQEWRSFPVQEKLTYALVKGIDEFIETDVEEARQLASKPIEVIEINLMAGMNVVGDLFGSGKMFLPQVVKSARVMKKAVAYLLPFIEAEKRPPIPEGGVKTPEYWKNKNPEAYVALEDYIQTHKNIGTPGEEVLETALAGGLGGFQFTRNYTIGDYCADFVCVPENLIIEIEDAVNQLPSTTTTPEERGQFYRAEGYRVLRFTTLELTDFTQKALDRILAVLLAPPSGAGGAGRVLMATVKGDVHDIGKNIVSVVLGCNNYEIIDLGVMVPPEKIIESAIRENVDIIGLSGLITPSLDEMVYLAKQMDKLNIKIPIMIGGATTSRAHTAVKIAPEYRETVVHVNDASRAVTVAGNLVNKLTNQAYFKSLRSEYDELREGYLNRSRDKNFLSLEEARKNKLQLDWEAFTPVQPRNTGAQTIEVGLEELVDYIDWTPFFRTWDLHGKYPALLTDEVVGEQAQLLFADAQKMLEQLIAEKWLQAKGIYGIFPANQVNDDDIELYDDEGKLLQTFLTLRQQSQKTKTAPNIALADFIAPVESGKKDYMGAFCVTTGFGVDEKAAAFEAQHDDYNSIMVKALGDRFAEAFAEFLHRKVRMEIWGYASDEVLSNEDLIKETYKGIRPAPGYPACPDHLEKPTIWKLLRVEEEIGVTLTESMAMWPASSVSGYYFGNPESKYFGLGKIKKDQVEDYAKRRNVSYDYAEKWLNPNIAD, from the coding sequence ATGGCAGATGTTGACTGTAAAAGATATTTAAAATTATCAGGGCTGGAGCCCTTAATCATAACACCCGAAAGTGTTTTCGTGAATGTAGGGGAACGTACCAACGTGACCGGCTCCCGGAAATTCTTACGGTTAATCAAAGAAGAAAAATACGAAGAAGCACTGGATATTGCCAGGACTCAGGTAGAAGGCGGTGCCCAGATCATCGATATTAATATGGATGAGGGAATGCTGGATGGTGTTCATGCCATGACGACCTTCCTGAACCTGATCGCTTCCGAACCCGATATATCCCGCGTTCCGGTGATGATTGACAGTTCCAAATGGGAGATCATCGAAGCCGGATTAAAAATCGCACAGGGTAAAAGTGTAGTGAATTCCATCAGCCTGAAAGAAGGCGAAGAAAATTTTATCCGTCAGGCGAAACTCATCAAGAAATATGGTGCTGCGGTTATTGTCATGGCATTTGATGAAACTGGGCAGGCAGACAACTATGAGCGCCGTATTGAAATTTGTAAGCGCTCCTATGATGTGCTTACGCAAAAGGTAGGATTCCATGCTGAAGACATTATTTTTGATCCGAATATCTTCCCGGTTGCCACAGGAATGGAAGAGCACCGCCAGAATGCTGTTGATTTTTTCCGGGCAACCAAATGGATCAAAGAAAATCTTCCGTATGCCAGTATTAGTGGTGGGGTGAGTAATGTATCCTTCTCTTTTCGTGGAAATGACCGTGTTCGGGAAGCAATGCATTCTGTTTTCCTGTATTATGCTGTGCAGAATGGAATGACAATGGGGATTGTAAACCCTGAAATGCTGGAAATTTACGATCAAATCCCTAAAGACCTGCTGGAACATGTCGAAGATGTACTGTTAGACCGAAGGGATGATGCTACAGAACGACTGCTGGCCTTTGCCGAAAATGTAAAAGGCGGTACTAAAGTTACCGAAAAGCAGGCGCAGGAATGGCGTTCATTTCCGGTACAGGAAAAGCTAACCTACGCGTTGGTAAAAGGGATTGACGAATTTATAGAAACCGATGTTGAAGAAGCACGGCAACTGGCTTCAAAGCCTATAGAGGTTATCGAAATTAACCTGATGGCGGGAATGAACGTTGTCGGGGATTTATTTGGAAGTGGGAAGATGTTCCTGCCGCAGGTGGTGAAATCGGCACGGGTGATGAAAAAAGCCGTTGCCTATTTGTTGCCTTTTATAGAAGCTGAAAAACGCCCTCCAATACCTGAAGGCGGTGTGAAAACACCGGAATACTGGAAAAATAAAAACCCCGAGGCTTATGTGGCACTGGAGGACTACATCCAAACCCATAAAAATATCGGTACTCCCGGCGAAGAGGTTCTGGAAACCGCTTTGGCAGGTGGATTAGGTGGGTTTCAATTCACCCGGAATTATACTATAGGCGACTACTGCGCCGATTTTGTCTGTGTTCCCGAAAACCTGATTATCGAAATTGAAGATGCAGTGAACCAATTGCCTTCCACAACAACGACTCCAGAAGAACGTGGGCAGTTTTACCGTGCAGAAGGCTATCGTGTGCTTCGATTTACCACTTTGGAACTTACGGACTTCACCCAAAAAGCACTGGATCGGATCCTGGCTGTATTGCTGGCGCCGCCTTCGGGTGCGGGTGGTGCAGGCCGGGTATTGATGGCCACGGTGAAAGGAGATGTGCATGATATTGGGAAGAATATTGTTTCCGTTGTTTTAGGGTGTAACAACTATGAAATTATCGATTTGGGCGTCATGGTACCGCCGGAAAAAATTATAGAAAGTGCCATTCGGGAAAATGTCGATATCATTGGGCTCAGCGGATTGATTACGCCTTCACTGGATGAAATGGTGTACCTGGCCAAGCAAATGGACAAACTAAATATTAAAATCCCGATTATGATTGGTGGAGCAACCACCTCGCGTGCGCATACCGCTGTGAAAATAGCCCCGGAATACCGGGAAACAGTAGTACATGTCAATGATGCGTCAAGAGCGGTGACGGTAGCGGGTAACCTGGTGAATAAACTAACAAACCAGGCCTATTTTAAGAGCCTGCGATCTGAATATGATGAATTGCGGGAAGGCTACCTGAACCGAAGCCGCGACAAAAACTTCCTGAGCCTGGAAGAAGCCCGAAAAAATAAACTACAACTCGACTGGGAAGCTTTTACTCCAGTACAACCCCGAAATACGGGTGCACAAACGATTGAAGTAGGCTTGGAGGAACTGGTTGATTATATCGACTGGACTCCTTTTTTCAGGACCTGGGACCTGCACGGGAAATATCCGGCACTATTAACCGATGAGGTTGTTGGCGAACAGGCACAGTTATTATTTGCCGATGCCCAGAAAATGCTGGAACAGCTTATTGCAGAAAAATGGCTGCAGGCCAAAGGAATTTACGGTATTTTTCCAGCCAATCAGGTGAATGATGATGATATCGAACTCTACGATGATGAAGGGAAACTATTGCAGACTTTCCTGACATTGCGGCAGCAATCCCAAAAAACGAAAACGGCTCCTAATATTGCATTAGCGGATTTTATAGCACCTGTAGAAAGTGGTAAAAAAGATTATATGGGGGCATTCTGTGTAACGACTGGTTTTGGAGTGGATGAAAAAGCTGCAGCATTTGAAGCCCAGCATGACGATTACAATTCGATTATGGTCAAAGCGCTGGGGGATCGTTTTGCAGAAGCTTTTGCCGAATTCCTGCACCGGAAAGTGCGAATGGAAATTTGGGGTTATGCTTCCGATGAGGTATTGTCCAACGAAGACCTGATCAAAGAAACCTATAAAGGGATTCGTCCGGCACCGGGATATCCGGCTTGTCCCGATCACCTGGAAAAACCAACCATCTGGAAATTACTCCGGGTCGAAGAAGAGATTGGTGTTACCCTGACGGAAAGTATGGCCATGTGGCCGGCATCTTCGGTTTCGGGATATTATTTTGGAAATCCCGAGAGCAAGTATTTTGGACTGGGAAAAATCAAGAAAGACCAGGTGGAAGATTATGCCAAACGCCGGAATGTTTCCTATGACTATGCCGAAAAATGGCTGAATCCCAATATTGCAGATTAA
- the metF gene encoding methylenetetrahydrofolate reductase [NAD(P)H], with protein MKVTEHIENANGKPLFSFEILPPLKGQNIQSIFDSIDPLMEFQPPFIDVTYHREEYEYKELPSGLLEKKIVKKRPGTVGICSAIQNKYQVDAIPHILCGGFTKEDTENFLIDLDFLGIQNVVALRGDAVKNETYFKPEKEGNHYASELVSQITSLNQGIYLDDELQNSSATNFCIGVAGYPEKHMEAPSLDSDIYFLKQKIKNGASYIITQMFFDNKKFFDFVAKCRKEGITVPIIPGLKPIATKKQLNLVPHRFKVDIPDELIMAVVRAADSEAVKQIGIEWCIQQSKELLQAGIPVLHYYSMGKAENIKAIAKAVF; from the coding sequence ATGAAAGTAACCGAACATATAGAAAACGCCAACGGAAAACCTTTATTTTCCTTTGAAATATTACCCCCGCTAAAAGGGCAGAACATCCAGTCTATTTTTGATAGCATCGATCCACTAATGGAATTCCAGCCTCCTTTTATCGATGTGACCTACCATAGGGAAGAATATGAATACAAAGAATTACCCAGTGGACTGCTGGAAAAGAAAATTGTAAAAAAACGTCCCGGTACGGTGGGTATTTGTTCTGCAATCCAGAATAAATACCAGGTAGACGCCATCCCACACATCCTTTGTGGCGGATTTACCAAAGAGGATACCGAGAATTTCCTGATTGACCTGGACTTTTTAGGAATCCAGAATGTGGTTGCCCTACGGGGTGATGCTGTAAAAAATGAAACCTATTTCAAACCTGAAAAAGAAGGCAATCATTATGCTTCTGAACTGGTTTCCCAGATCACCAGTCTGAATCAGGGAATTTATCTTGATGACGAGCTGCAAAATTCCTCTGCAACCAATTTTTGTATCGGTGTGGCCGGGTATCCTGAAAAACACATGGAAGCGCCCAGCCTGGATAGCGATATTTATTTCCTGAAGCAGAAAATAAAAAATGGAGCCTCCTACATTATTACGCAGATGTTTTTTGACAATAAAAAGTTTTTTGATTTTGTAGCCAAATGCAGGAAAGAGGGCATTACGGTACCGATAATCCCGGGATTGAAGCCCATAGCGACCAAAAAACAACTGAATTTAGTGCCACACCGGTTTAAAGTCGATATCCCGGATGAATTGATTATGGCAGTAGTTCGCGCGGCAGATAGTGAAGCCGTAAAACAAATCGGGATAGAGTGGTGTATCCAACAGAGTAAAGAATTACTGCAGGCTGGTATTCCGGTGCTGCATTATTATTCTATGGGCAAAGCAGAGAATATCAAAGCAATTGCCAAGGCAGTTTTTTAA
- a CDS encoding acyloxyacyl hydrolase codes for MHRIVYLFFIFTLTTFAQESPRYQYSVDANYYYGNILKHSDAIAPLIKGHPDGFLLSVNRKTFGHKAWESRYNYPDYGISLHYEDMKNEVLGKNYGAYLHYNFYFFQRNLMLRVGQGVAYTTNPYDAVSNPENVAYGTHWMPTTYFLLNFKKENLWKGFGVQAGVSFFHHSNANLRSPNTSTNTIAFNVGATYTINTDETPEYIKNTDTVRFTQPLKYNLVFRSGVNESDLIGAGQLPFYVYSGFVDKRINRKSALQIGADYFVMKYLQDTVNRIVADNPNGKVKSDTDYKKIGVFIGHELFINHLSVETQIGCYAYRPLDYLDPIYQRIGAKYYFGETIFAEVSLKTHAAKAEAIEFSLGIRL; via the coding sequence ATGCATCGAATCGTTTACCTGTTTTTTATTTTTACTCTGACTACGTTTGCACAAGAATCACCCAGGTACCAGTATAGCGTTGATGCCAATTATTATTATGGGAATATACTGAAACACAGCGACGCCATAGCCCCACTGATCAAAGGGCATCCCGATGGATTTCTGCTGAGTGTCAACCGGAAAACATTTGGGCATAAAGCCTGGGAATCCCGTTATAATTATCCTGATTATGGAATCTCATTGCATTATGAGGACATGAAAAATGAGGTGCTTGGCAAAAATTACGGTGCTTACCTGCACTATAACTTCTATTTTTTCCAGCGCAACCTGATGCTCCGCGTAGGACAGGGTGTTGCTTACACTACCAATCCTTATGATGCGGTAAGCAATCCTGAAAATGTAGCGTATGGGACACATTGGATGCCTACCACCTATTTTTTACTCAACTTCAAGAAAGAAAATCTATGGAAGGGCTTTGGTGTTCAGGCCGGAGTTTCTTTTTTCCACCATTCAAATGCCAATCTTCGTTCGCCCAACACCAGTACCAATACAATTGCATTCAACGTGGGGGCGACTTATACCATCAATACCGACGAAACGCCAGAATACATTAAAAATACGGATACCGTACGATTTACACAGCCGTTAAAGTACAACCTGGTTTTCAGGTCAGGCGTGAATGAAAGTGATCTTATTGGGGCGGGACAGCTTCCTTTTTATGTCTACTCGGGATTTGTGGATAAACGGATCAACCGGAAGAGTGCGCTACAAATAGGGGCAGATTATTTCGTGATGAAATACCTGCAGGATACCGTTAACCGTATCGTAGCGGACAACCCAAACGGGAAAGTGAAATCCGATACTGATTATAAGAAAATTGGTGTGTTTATAGGGCATGAATTGTTCATTAACCACCTTTCCGTAGAAACCCAGATTGGGTGTTATGCCTATCGTCCTTTGGACTACCTCGACCCTATTTACCAACGTATAGGTGCCAAATACTATTTTGGCGAAACCATTTTTGCCGAAGTCTCCCTAAAAACGCATGCTGCCAAAGCCGAAGCGATAGAGTTCAGCCTCGGGATCCGATTGTAA
- the gldA gene encoding gliding motility-associated ABC transporter ATP-binding subunit GldA, with protein MSILVQNISKSYGTQKALDAVSFSINKGEIVGFLGPNGAGKSTLMKILTTYIDADAGEAAVNGHDVHLNPKAVQQSVGYLPEHNPLYLDLYVREYLAFNADVYKVNKSRIDEVITLTGLTPEAHKKIAQLSKGYRQRVGLANALLHNPDVLILDEPTTGLDPNQLVEIRQLIKNVGKDKTVFLSTHIMQEVEAICDRVIIIDKGRIVTDKKMNTLLQDKEQVIEVEFDYKVEEQLIATIPHLTAFVNTHDMIWELTFTSDKDMRPAVFDFAHDNGLKTLQLNQKNKNLEAIFREMTKK; from the coding sequence ATGTCTATACTTGTTCAGAATATTTCCAAAAGCTACGGCACCCAAAAAGCACTTGATGCTGTTTCTTTCTCCATCAATAAAGGAGAGATTGTCGGTTTCCTGGGGCCAAATGGTGCCGGAAAGTCTACGCTAATGAAAATTCTGACCACTTATATCGATGCCGATGCAGGGGAAGCGGCTGTCAATGGTCATGATGTCCATCTTAACCCAAAAGCGGTACAACAATCGGTAGGCTATCTCCCGGAACACAATCCACTGTACCTGGACTTATATGTTCGCGAATACCTGGCTTTTAATGCGGATGTGTATAAGGTGAACAAATCCCGGATCGATGAAGTCATCACACTCACCGGCCTGACTCCTGAAGCACATAAAAAGATTGCCCAACTGTCCAAAGGATACCGGCAGCGAGTAGGATTGGCGAATGCATTACTGCACAATCCCGATGTACTCATTCTGGATGAACCGACTACAGGACTGGATCCGAACCAATTGGTTGAAATACGCCAGTTGATTAAAAATGTAGGAAAAGACAAAACTGTATTTCTTTCCACACACATCATGCAGGAAGTGGAGGCAATTTGCGACCGTGTCATTATCATCGACAAAGGCAGGATTGTGACCGACAAAAAAATGAATACATTACTACAGGATAAAGAGCAGGTTATTGAAGTGGAATTTGACTACAAAGTCGAAGAGCAGCTGATCGCCACCATTCCGCACCTGACTGCTTTTGTCAACACCCACGACATGATCTGGGAGCTGACTTTTACTTCCGATAAAGACATGCGTCCCGCTGTATTTGATTTTGCCCATGATAATGGACTCAAGACGTTACAACTCAATCAGAAAAACAAAAATCTGGAAGCTATTTTCCGGGAAATGACTAAAAAATAA
- a CDS encoding prephenate dehydratase, producing METKIAIQGIQGSFHHQVAMEYYHPEVVVEECLSFNALVVNLLNGDSAQAVMAIENSIAGSIIPNYALIDRNNLHIIGEHYITVHQNLMALKGQRIEEIKEVHSHPMALLQCGDFFSKHPHIKLVEDVDTAETARRIQSGQLKGIGAIASKTAAQLYQLEIVAPEIQTIKNNMTRFVIVKKENSVIPEELINKASLKFELDHKRGSLAAVLNVMSDCKLNLTKIQSLPKIETPWKYSFFVDVTFERYQDYSKALQLLGIMASHLKVLGAYQNQNTSEKNTAYSL from the coding sequence ATGGAAACAAAAATTGCTATTCAGGGAATACAGGGATCTTTTCACCATCAGGTGGCGATGGAATACTATCATCCGGAGGTGGTGGTGGAAGAATGTCTTTCGTTCAATGCCTTGGTTGTTAATTTATTAAATGGGGATTCCGCACAGGCGGTTATGGCAATTGAAAATTCGATTGCCGGATCCATTATTCCCAATTATGCATTGATAGACCGGAATAACCTGCACATCATAGGCGAACATTACATCACGGTACACCAAAATCTAATGGCCCTGAAAGGACAACGAATTGAGGAAATCAAAGAAGTGCATTCGCACCCGATGGCTTTATTGCAATGTGGGGATTTCTTTTCAAAACACCCACACATCAAGTTGGTTGAAGATGTGGACACTGCCGAAACGGCCAGGAGAATCCAGTCCGGACAGCTGAAAGGGATAGGCGCTATCGCCAGTAAAACGGCGGCCCAATTGTACCAACTGGAAATAGTGGCACCGGAAATCCAAACGATCAAAAATAACATGACGCGTTTTGTTATTGTAAAAAAGGAGAATTCGGTTATTCCGGAGGAATTGATCAATAAGGCTTCTTTGAAGTTTGAACTGGATCATAAGCGCGGTAGCCTGGCAGCAGTATTGAATGTCATGAGCGATTGCAAACTGAACCTTACCAAAATCCAGTCGCTGCCCAAAATTGAAACTCCCTGGAAATATTCATTTTTTGTGGATGTTACTTTTGAACGATATCAGGATTATAGCAAGGCATTGCAACTTTTAGGGATTATGGCATCGCACTTAAAAGTGCTGGGAGCCTATCAGAATCAAAACACGTCAGAAAAGAACACAGCATATTCATTGTAA